The genomic window CGGTGGAGCAGCTCGATCACGCCAAACTCGCCAGACTCAGCATGTCCGGGGGAAATATCCGCAGCATCGCGCTCAATGCCGCGTTTCTGGCGGCGGATGAAGGGGCGGCGGTGGGCATGAGACATCTCCTGCAGGCGGCGCATACCGAAGCGGCAAAACGCGAACGCCCATTGTCTGACGCTGAAACCAGGGGGTGGGTATGAGGCGCGTAATCGTCAATATCGACCGCCTCGTCCTGAAAAATTTTCGCTACGAAGATCGGCATGCGATCGCGGGGGGGGTGCAGGAGCAACTGACACAATTGCTTTCCGAACCGGGGATGGCGGAGCGGATCGCGAGGCTGGGGAATGTTCCGCACCTTCGGACGAAGGCGATCTCGATTTCCCGCGACGAGACCCCTCGACAAGTGGGCAAGGTCACCGCCGATGGAATTGGAAAGGGTCTGGCGCGATGAGCAAGATGGCCGCGGTACAGATGACCGGTAACGCGGCAACCAGTGAGTCGTCCTGGCCCCTTTTGCAACGCACCTGTGCATGCGGTGAGACTGCAGGACTGAGCGGGGATTGCGAGGAGTGCAAGACGAAGAAATTTCTCGGCAACCCGCTACGGAAGAAGCTGGCCATCAGTCAGCCCGGCGACGAATTCGAGCGGGAAGCTGATCGTGTCGCAGCGCAAGTCATGAAGATGCAGGACCAGCCTGGAGATAGAGCGTTGCGCAAGACGGGGGATGATTCCCTGGTCCAGCGACGGGCGTCTGTTTCATCCGGGACGACTGCCGGATATGCTCCGCCGATCGTACATGACGTGCTCGCTCAGCCTGGACAACCGCTCGATGCAACATCTCGGACATTTTTTGAGCCGCGTTTCGGACATGATTTCAGCCGCGTGCGCGTGCATGCCGATGCGCAAGCCGCCGAATCGGCAAAGGCCGTGAATGCGATCGCCTATACCGTAGGGTCGGATATTTCATTTGCCGCGGGACGATACCGAGCCGGCACGATCGAAGGATTGCGTCTCTTGGCCCATGAACTGACGCATGTCGTTCAGCAACAAACCGACCCGTCGGCGCCTCTCTCGTCGCCCCTTCGGAGAACCGTGTCTTTCGCCAACGGCTCAGTCAGCGAAACCCTGAACTTGGCCGACCGAGTCTTGAATAACATGAGTGCCGGAGAAACTGATTTCGTGTTGAACGGCGCAACATTTACCAACCTGAACGATGGGTTGCAAGCATTGCACGTGCCTCGCATCAAGAATTCTCCCAGGGGGCAGAAGGTCAGGTGTTCGTTTGCATCGGTGCCCGATAACAAAGTGAGTTTTGCCATGCGGATTTTGAGTCCGGATCCATGGTCCTCGACGACAACCAAAGGGGTCATCGGAAATCTGCTTCCTGGGTTGAACGCCGCATGTCATGGCAGCGACGCAGCCACGTTCACCGTCCAGGGTATGCCGACAAACCAGGACCAGCGTGCTCGTACACGAACGCATGAAGATCATCATGTCGATGATTACAAGATCATTCTGAAGGACATCATCGAACCGTGGGACAAGGCCGTGGCGGCGGCTTACAAACGACGAAAGACCGCAACTGGTTCAGACAAGGATCAGTGCACGGGGGAACTGTACGATCAAGCGGTCGGACAAAAGCAACGTCCAGACGATGTGGTGACGGCCCTCATTCAAGCCATCAACGACAAGGCGAGGCTGTTCCATGCCAGTGCGGCGGGACGCAACGTGAGCATTTCGAACGTGAACACGGATGCCGGCTGTAACAGAGTGACTGCGGAGGCTCGTTGATGAGGAGTTCAGGATGCTCCAAGACGAGAAGTGCGCCTATGGCCGATACGTCTTTGTCTTGGGGAACAGCTCGTCTACTTCAGCGCCAGTGCGCCTGTGGTGGATCCAGCGGGCTTGGGGGCAGCTGTGCGGAATGTGAGAAGAAGAAATTGACCGGCATGTCTGTTCAGGCAAAGTTGCGCTTCAACGAGCCCGGCGACGAGTACGAGCAGGAAGCCGACCGGGTGGCGGACCAGGTGATGCACATGCCGGACAAGACGGGGCCGTCTCCGTCGCTCCAGTCGACGCCGTTGGTTCAGCGGTTTGTCGCAGGCGGAGGGCGTTCGACTGGGGAGGAAGGCGCGTTGCAACGTGCGGAAGCATCCGGTGAACAATCAACACCCGTCGGCGAGCAACCAGCCTCCGACGGATCGGCACCCAAAGACGGAGCGACCGACGAGGGCGGCAGCCGCTGCCCGAGTTGGCGCAACGACCCGGAGAGCATCAGCAAGCGAGCCGCCGAAAATTATGTGCAGCACGACATCACGCCGCCCTCTCAGGCGACGGTGGAAAAGATCAATTGTGAACCGCCGGTCGCCAACGGCAACTACGGCTGCTTTGTGCATTTCAGCGATGGCTTGGTGGTGCGGGTCATCGTGCGGGCCACCGATATCGTCGTCGGCATGGGGCCGGGACAAATCGCCACGGAAACGCCGCCGCCTGCGACGCCCTTGTGTTTTTACGACTATCACTGCCCGGACGGATTGTTGGTGTTGACCAAGCGTGAGTGCAAGAGTGCGAAATCGTCGAAACAGCCCCCGCCTGGCGCACCGGTAGGGCCGCCGGCAGTCGCGCAGCGGAAAGCCGCTTCTGAGACCTCACCATCGGCTGGTTCCCTATCATCGGTCCAGAATGTCCTGGCTTCGTCGGGTCGTCCGTTGGATCAGTCGGCGCGCAATTTCTTTGAAGCGCGATTCGGTCACGACTTCGGCCAGGTCCGTGTGCATGACGATGCCACAGCAGCGGCATCGGCGCGTGGGGTACAGGCCCTGGCCTATACGGTCGGCAACGATGTGGTCTTTGGCGCAGGGCAGTATTCGCCCCATACTCGCACGGGGCAGCGACTGTTGGCCCATGAACTTGCTCACGTTGTGCAACAAACCGGTCGCGTGACAAGCGCCACGCACCCTGCCGCAGG from Nitrospira sp. includes these protein-coding regions:
- a CDS encoding DUF4157 domain-containing protein, with amino-acid sequence MSKMAAVQMTGNAATSESSWPLLQRTCACGETAGLSGDCEECKTKKFLGNPLRKKLAISQPGDEFEREADRVAAQVMKMQDQPGDRALRKTGDDSLVQRRASVSSGTTAGYAPPIVHDVLAQPGQPLDATSRTFFEPRFGHDFSRVRVHADAQAAESAKAVNAIAYTVGSDISFAAGRYRAGTIEGLRLLAHELTHVVQQQTDPSAPLSSPLRRTVSFANGSVSETLNLADRVLNNMSAGETDFVLNGATFTNLNDGLQALHVPRIKNSPRGQKVRCSFASVPDNKVSFAMRILSPDPWSSTTTKGVIGNLLPGLNAACHGSDAATFTVQGMPTNQDQRARTRTHEDHHVDDYKIILKDIIEPWDKAVAAAYKRRKTATGSDKDQCTGELYDQAVGQKQRPDDVVTALIQAINDKARLFHASAAGRNVSISNVNTDAGCNRVTAEAR
- a CDS encoding DUF4157 domain-containing protein; its protein translation is MSVQAKLRFNEPGDEYEQEADRVADQVMHMPDKTGPSPSLQSTPLVQRFVAGGGRSTGEEGALQRAEASGEQSTPVGEQPASDGSAPKDGATDEGGSRCPSWRNDPESISKRAAENYVQHDITPPSQATVEKINCEPPVANGNYGCFVHFSDGLVVRVIVRATDIVVGMGPGQIATETPPPATPLCFYDYHCPDGLLVLTKRECKSAKSSKQPPPGAPVGPPAVAQRKAASETSPSAGSLSSVQNVLASSGRPLDQSARNFFEARFGHDFGQVRVHDDATAAASARGVQALAYTVGNDVVFGAGQYSPHTRTGQRLLAHELAHVVQQTGRVTSATHPAAGSLHSAGGVVAMRPHANDAHDGLVQRQPTTDGPAVRDLPIFLERLEFDVGNNLLDYGHHLYQAAILHPDDPAVLQNALSRYALGLNVLKDSYRFAGFKPDTADKLALGTGILFKSLTFIRQGELTLDFQVDIGHGVKFETNVTLGVNPKDVTDVQKAGVNVGLVRRF